Part of the Salinimonas iocasae genome, TGATAGGCTTATCATGCGTGTTACTTGCAGGCTGCAGCGATGGTGCAAATTCACCACGGGGCTTTAGTTTACCTCAGGGTGATGCTGCCAACGGTAAACAAGTCTTACTTAAATATCAGTGTATTGACTGCCATCAAATCGAGGGTGTTGAAGTTGATGATGATCATCGCTATTTATTGTCACAGCCAGTGAAGCTTGGTGGAACCAGTACCAAAGTAAAAACTTATGGCGAACTGGTGACCAGTATCATTAATCCATCTCATAAACTGAATCCGCGTTTACCTGTCAGCCTTACAAGTGAAAACGGCAAATCTAAAATGCCGACAATTAACAACCAACTCACTGTGTCTGAACTGATTGACCTGACAGCATACCTGCAAACCAAATATAAGGTGGAACCTTACAGAATGTCGGAATATCGCCTTTACCGGCTACGGACTGTGGCAGAAAGTGATAATGCAGGTAGTGAGTAAATCGTTAATGCTTGTTAATGAGGGTCTATAAACCCGGACGCGGGCAGGGTGTGTAAAACGGATTCTGAGATTTAAGCGTTGCTTCTTTAATCAGCATATCGGTTGCAGCTTCTTCTCCCTGGTATTCCAGTGTATCAAGCCACACTGTTATCAAAGTATCGTCATATGCCATCAGGTTGGCCGAGCGTGCGAAATCTAAACGCCGGGCAGGGGGCCAGTTGCTGAGCGCATCGGTCTGATGCTGGATTTGCGATATCCTTTTTAATTGCTCCGGTTCCTGAAGGGTTGAGCGTAATATTTGCTGTCCGGCTATTTTCAGCGACGTTTCCTTTGCACGTGAGAATAGTGTCTGGCCCACACGGGCGCAAAGGTCACTATGATAGCTATGTTGGCGTCGGTCTTTACACCAACGCTTTAATGCAGAAAGTGGTACAGCAGTAGCCGCCCATGTACCAGTACCATACATTACTACTTGATACTCACTTATGCTTTTCCCAGACGATAAGAGGTATAACGCACGCCTGATGTAATCAGCATAAGCACTGTTAAATTGGGGCGCATCAAGTAATTCGTTTAACGCATAAACGACCTTCTGATCGTTGTCAGTTGCAGCATAAAACTGTGCCACAGATAGCCAGTTTGCTGCGTCATCTGTATTCGCAAGCGCCGATGCCTCGGTCAGCATGCTGCAATTTGGTTGAGCTGGAGATAACGCGCATAGTCTGACTGCCTCCCTGAGCAGTGCCGGATGTTCACCTTTACGTTCGAGATAAGTGGACATTCTTTTTATTCTTTCACCAGCAGATATATGGAGCGCTAAAATAAGGGCATCTGCCTGTTGCGCACTCTCGTGAGTATCAGCTATTCGCTGGATGTCGTCTTCTATTTGCGTTATCTCGACCTCAGATGGATTAGAAGGTGTAGGGCAGTTTACTATAGCAGATGTAGTCGCTGAGCCTGGCTTGTCACGGTGTTTTTCAGGGAGCAGAGTCCTTTCTTCAACTGCTCCAGACGATACCCTGACAGACAGAGTAGCAGAAGCAGGTTTTTCAGTGTATGTGGTTTGATAAAAGAGAAAATAGCCGGAGAGAACGGACAAAGTCGCAGCGCTTAAAATTATATAACGCAATTTCATAGCATTCCCTGCCCAATGAAATTAAAACTATATCTAACAACACAGATACAAAAAACCGGGCAATCGCCCGGTTCTGGTGATTATTGACCGCCAGCGCCGCTTCCGGAACCGGAGGGCGAACTAACAACCTTAGTCGCAATATCGCGAATTTCGTTTTCCAGCGAACTGATTCGACTTGCCAGTGTGTTATTACGCTTTTCTAAAACGCTAAGCTTATCGTTAACATTCTTAACACTTCGAGCCTGTTGGGTTTTATCGCTATTAACCTGTTCAATTGCCACGTTCAGCGCCAGCAATTCATCAGCCAGTGATGCCAGCTGGTTGTTGATAGAAGTCAGACGGCTCTGGTGTGTATCAACATCATCAGCAACCGTTTTAACAGACGCTGTCAGGGATTTCTCCATCCCGTTCACTTTGTCATTAAGTTCAGTTATCTCTTTCTGGTTACGACGCCACGCTGACGCCCAAAGCTTATCCATTTGCTCCCACAATTCCTGAGATTTTTCGGATAGCTCATTAACCTTGACCTGAAGTGCAACGGTGGACTCACCCATTTCCTCATCAGTTGCGCTGAGTTTTCTCTCAAGCTCAGCCAGTCGAGACTCTGCATCATCAGCTACAGCCTGCTGTTGCTGCAACAGTGTATATAAATAATAACAGCCGCCTAAACCACCAAGTGCTATCAACAGAGCAATGACAACAAAAAATGTACTGGCTCCAGAGCGTGCCGGCTTTTCATTGTCTTTAGGGGGAGGGGCGTCAGCAGTCCCTTCACTTTTTATTGTATGCGCTGCTGCATGTCGTTGCTTTTGATAGTCGCGACGATCTTCGTCATCCAATCGAATTGTTGGGAAATCATCATCTCTGGAATCGTTTGCCATATTACCTTTATATCCACATTTTCCGGCGAAATCTGCAGCGCAGCATAGTATCGCTTATTCAGCATGAAAGCTAATGTCAGCCTGTATCTAACGGAACCGCGCTATCGCCAGGAACAAATTGATTATTGTGAGCCGATTAAAAACCCGTCAGTAATTGCATTATCCGTAAAATAACGCTCAGGTTCAAATGTCAGATGCAATTAGTACACCAGTGAATGTGAACTGGCCTTCCGTGGCCGGGTTTCGCTATCGGTTTCCTATCCAGTCTACCCGATACAAATCACGGCGTCGGTCAAGGTAGTTACGTACCGAGCCTTCGTTTTGCAAACGATTCAGTTTGTCCAAATCCAAATCTACAATTAACGTCATTTCTGTATTCGGCGTTGTTTCTGAAACGATAGCATCATGTGGAAATGCAAAATCAGAAGGTGAGAACACAGCTGTCTGACCATACTGGATGTCAACATTATCTACTTTTGGCAGATTACCAACACTACCTGCAATAGCTACATAACATTCGTTTTCAATTGCACGCGCCTGCGCACAGCGACGTACCCGCAGGTAGCCATTTTTTGTATCGGTCCAAAACGGCACGAACAAAATCTGCATTTCCTGTTCAGACAGTACACGTCCCAACTCAGGAAATTCGACGTCATAACAGATAAGTACGCCGATTTTGCCAAAGTCGGTATCAAATACTTTCAGGCTGTCACCGCCTTTCATGATCCAGTCTTTTTTCTCATGCGGAGTGGGATGCAGTTTGTACTGGCTTTCTATGGTGCCATCGCGCTTGCAAACATAGGCAACATTGTACAGCTCGTCGTCTTCGACCACCGGCATTGAGCCAGCAATGACGTTGATGTTGTACGACACTGCCAGGTGCGACATCGCGGTAAGGATTTCATCTGTGTAAGTGGCCAGATGCCAGATAGCATCAATCGACGACTCACCCGGGCTAAGTCCCATTAGCGGCGCGTTGAAAAACTCAGGGAACAGTGCCACATCGCAGCCATAATCAGACAGGGCATCAACAAAATACTCTGCTTGTTGTAAAAGTTCTTCGACATTATTGAAGTAACGCATCTGCCACTGAATGCAGCCGATCCGGGCACTGGACTTTTTGCCTTCAATCAGACTTGGGCTATCAGGCTCAAAATAAATATTGTGCCATTGCAACAATGTTGCGTAGCCTTTAGATGCTTCGTCTTCAGGCAGATAAGCGGTCAGAACCTGTTTAACCTCAAAGCCGTTAGACAGCTGGAACGTTAAAATAGGATCGTAAATGTCTTTTGACTTTACCTGTTCAATATATTCATACGGGCTCATTTCATTTGCATAGTTAGCGTAGTTAGGAATACGCCCGCCAGCCATAATCGACTTTAAATTCAGATTACGGCACAGCTCTTTACGCGCCTCGTATAATCGGCGTCCCAGTCGCAATCCGCGGTATTCGGGGCAGACGATGACCTCAACGCCGTAAAGAACGTCACCGTTTGGATCGTGGGTGGACAA contains:
- a CDS encoding bifunctional GNAT family N-acetyltransferase/carbon-nitrogen hydrolase family protein; amino-acid sequence: MSQDQTSVEDTEHHLELRNLRLDDYNDVKTLMDKVYVNVGGAWPYKNFKAQVNTFPDGQICIEDKGKVVAFAISVIVDYEQFGDKHSYDEITGDAYLSTHDPNGDVLYGVEVIVCPEYRGLRLGRRLYEARKELCRNLNLKSIMAGGRIPNYANYANEMSPYEYIEQVKSKDIYDPILTFQLSNGFEVKQVLTAYLPEDEASKGYATLLQWHNIYFEPDSPSLIEGKKSSARIGCIQWQMRYFNNVEELLQQAEYFVDALSDYGCDVALFPEFFNAPLMGLSPGESSIDAIWHLATYTDEILTAMSHLAVSYNINVIAGSMPVVEDDELYNVAYVCKRDGTIESQYKLHPTPHEKKDWIMKGGDSLKVFDTDFGKIGVLICYDVEFPELGRVLSEQEMQILFVPFWTDTKNGYLRVRRCAQARAIENECYVAIAGSVGNLPKVDNVDIQYGQTAVFSPSDFAFPHDAIVSETTPNTEMTLIVDLDLDKLNRLQNEGSVRNYLDRRRDLYRVDWIGNR
- a CDS encoding c-type cytochrome — translated: MKILPLIGLSCVLLAGCSDGANSPRGFSLPQGDAANGKQVLLKYQCIDCHQIEGVEVDDDHRYLLSQPVKLGGTSTKVKTYGELVTSIINPSHKLNPRLPVSLTSENGKSKMPTINNQLTVSELIDLTAYLQTKYKVEPYRMSEYRLYRLRTVAESDNAGSE